Within the Musa acuminata AAA Group cultivar baxijiao chromosome BXJ2-9, Cavendish_Baxijiao_AAA, whole genome shotgun sequence genome, the region CACCGACGACACTCATTCAGCATGTCCATGTAGAACTGGCATTTGCTAATATCACTCTCATAGTTGTTGATGCACTGTTTCACAAGACATTCAAACAAGGGATTCAGTCTTACCATTGCAGATTGGCAGATACAATAGTGTTGCTCCAACGTATGCACTTACATCTTGGAAGGCTTTAACGTGAGTAGTGCAAGCATCAGAACCCTTAGAAGTAGGGCCACTCACTAAATCAGCTGGAGAGGCAGCCTTCTCATGTTGAACAGTAGGACAGCCGAGAACACCATCAACAGCTCTGCGTGCAATAGCACTTCCAGCACCAAATGCCGTGCCTATAGATAGATAACAAAACATAGAAAGCAGTCATTAATTAGGTCTACAAAGCAGCACAAGTGTCATACTAACCATCTGCAATGGTGGCACCAATTCCTCCAAGCATCGATCCTCCTCCTTGAGCAGGAGCTGGTGGGGGCGCAGAGCGAGCTGTAGCACAAGTAGCGACAAGCAACAAATAGTCCAACATGCTTAAATATGTCTAAAAAAGCTCCATAGAGGATGACCAATTTTAAAAGGCTGGAAATATAG harbors:
- the LOC103997589 gene encoding uncharacterized protein LOC103997589, yielding MPRRSYGGRFGSRAARRSASPRDPMQTARSAPPPAPAQGGGSMLGGIGATIADGTAFGAGSAIARRAVDGVLGCPTVQHEKAASPADLVSGPTSKGSDACTTHVKAFQDCINNYESDISKCQFYMDMLNECRRCYGAVM